The following are encoded in a window of Telmatobacter sp. DSM 110680 genomic DNA:
- a CDS encoding NAD(P)H-dependent oxidoreductase subunit E, whose translation MPAFTPPPLPSDDKRWKIVNGTMRKNGFARHALIETLHTVQSAFGYLDDDAIRFVAKSLRVPLSQAYGVVTFYHYFSLKPPGKHTMTICTGTACYIKGTDKLVASAEKRLGIPQGQTTKDGNISLMTARCVGACGRAPVVLTDGELQGQMSGEEMLAQLERWAVE comes from the coding sequence GCCGCTGCCTAGCGACGACAAACGTTGGAAGATCGTGAACGGCACCATGCGCAAGAATGGGTTTGCCCGTCACGCTCTTATCGAGACACTTCACACCGTTCAATCTGCCTTTGGATACCTCGACGACGATGCGATTCGATTCGTCGCTAAATCGCTGCGTGTGCCGCTGAGCCAGGCCTATGGAGTGGTGACTTTCTATCACTACTTCAGCTTGAAACCGCCGGGCAAACACACCATGACGATTTGCACTGGCACTGCCTGCTATATCAAGGGCACTGACAAACTGGTGGCTTCCGCTGAAAAGCGGCTTGGAATCCCACAAGGCCAGACGACCAAGGACGGGAATATCAGCCTCATGACCGCACGTTGCGTTGGCGCCTGTGGACGCGCGCCGGTGGTGCTGACTGACGGCGAATTGCAGGGCCAGATGTCCGGCGAAGAGATGCTGGCACAGCTGGAAAGGTGGGCCGTCGAATGA